Proteins found in one Amycolatopsis aidingensis genomic segment:
- the nuoL gene encoding NADH-quinone oxidoreductase subunit L, translated as MITSSWLLVAFPALGALILLVGGKRTNGWGHLLGCGTVLASFAYALAMFFSSSFSGARDVALYSWIPVDALQIDLGLRVDPLSVTFVLLITGVGSLIHIYSIGYMHGEDGRRRFFGYLNLFVAAMLILVLGNSFVTLYLGWEGVGLASYLLIGWYQDRPSAATAAKKAFLMNRVGDVGLAIAIFLMWKYIGSTNYAEVFDGIGQVPTGVVTAIALLLLLGACGKSGQFPLQAWLPDAMEGPTPVSALIHAATMVTAGVYLIARSGPIFNLTPTGQLVVTIVGALTLLIGCVIGCAYDDIKKVLAYSTVSQIGYMMLAVGLGPFGYALGITHLLTHGFFKAGLFLGAGSVMHGMNDEVDMRKFGGLYKRMPITFATFGLGYLAIIGFPFLSGFYSKDAIIEAAFGQEGWRGWIFGGAALLGAGITGFYMTRLVLMTFFGKERWREIKSSDGREFHPHESPPVMTGPMIVLAFGSVAAGFLFTQGDALVEWLTPSLGALQESEHGVLPHALVPILTVGLSALGVLLAWLLFGRRQASVERPENVSGVVRAARNDLYGNALNENLVARPGLWLTRASVYLDNRGVDGAVNGLAALLGGGSGRLRRMQTGFVRSYALSMLGGSFLLVAALLLVRFA; from the coding sequence TTGATCACATCATCGTGGCTGCTGGTCGCCTTCCCGGCGCTCGGTGCGCTCATCCTGCTGGTCGGCGGCAAGCGGACCAACGGCTGGGGGCACCTGCTCGGTTGCGGCACCGTCCTCGCGTCCTTCGCCTACGCGTTGGCGATGTTCTTCTCCAGCTCCTTCTCCGGCGCGCGGGATGTCGCGCTGTACTCCTGGATCCCGGTCGACGCGCTGCAGATCGACCTCGGGCTGCGGGTGGACCCGCTCTCGGTGACCTTCGTACTGCTGATTACCGGCGTGGGCTCGCTGATCCACATCTACTCGATCGGCTACATGCACGGCGAGGACGGCAGGCGCCGGTTTTTCGGCTACCTGAACCTGTTCGTCGCCGCGATGCTGATCCTGGTGCTCGGCAACAGCTTTGTGACGCTGTACCTCGGCTGGGAGGGTGTCGGTCTGGCGTCCTACCTGCTGATCGGCTGGTACCAGGATCGGCCGTCCGCGGCCACCGCCGCGAAGAAGGCCTTCCTGATGAACCGGGTCGGCGACGTCGGCCTTGCCATCGCGATCTTCCTGATGTGGAAGTACATCGGCAGCACCAACTACGCCGAGGTGTTCGACGGTATCGGCCAGGTTCCCACCGGGGTGGTCACCGCGATCGCGCTGCTGCTGTTGCTCGGTGCCTGCGGTAAGTCCGGCCAGTTCCCGCTGCAGGCGTGGCTCCCGGACGCGATGGAGGGGCCGACCCCGGTCTCCGCGCTGATCCACGCCGCGACCATGGTCACCGCGGGGGTGTACCTGATCGCCCGTTCCGGCCCGATCTTCAACCTCACCCCGACCGGGCAGCTGGTGGTCACCATCGTCGGAGCACTGACCCTGCTGATCGGGTGTGTGATCGGCTGTGCCTACGACGACATCAAGAAGGTGCTCGCGTATTCCACGGTGAGTCAGATCGGGTACATGATGCTGGCGGTGGGCCTCGGGCCGTTCGGCTACGCGCTGGGCATCACCCACCTGCTCACCCACGGCTTCTTCAAGGCGGGCCTGTTCCTCGGGGCCGGTTCGGTCATGCACGGCATGAACGACGAGGTCGACATGCGCAAGTTCGGTGGGCTGTACAAGCGGATGCCGATCACCTTCGCCACCTTCGGCCTCGGCTACCTCGCGATCATCGGGTTCCCTTTCCTCTCCGGGTTCTACTCCAAGGACGCGATCATCGAGGCCGCCTTCGGCCAGGAGGGCTGGCGTGGCTGGATCTTCGGCGGCGCCGCGCTGCTCGGCGCCGGGATCACCGGCTTCTACATGACCCGCCTGGTGCTGATGACCTTCTTCGGCAAGGAGCGCTGGCGGGAGATCAAGTCCAGCGACGGCAGGGAGTTCCACCCGCACGAGTCACCCCCGGTGATGACCGGCCCGATGATCGTGCTGGCCTTCGGCTCGGTCGCGGCCGGGTTCCTGTTCACCCAGGGCGACGCGCTGGTGGAGTGGCTGACCCCCTCGCTGGGCGCGTTGCAGGAGTCCGAGCACGGGGTGCTGCCACACGCGCTGGTGCCGATCCTCACGGTCGGGCTGTCCGCGCTCGGGGTGCTGCTGGCCTGGTTGCTGTTCGGCAGGCGGCAGGCCTCGGTCGAACGGCCGGAGAACGTCTCGGGTGTGGTCCGGGCCGCGCGCAACGACCTGTACGGCAACGCGCTGAACGAGAACCTGGTCGCCCGGCCCGGCCTGTGGCTCACCAGGGCCTCGGTCTACCTGGACAACCGCGGGGTTGACGGCGCGGTGAACGGGCTGGCCGCGCTGCTCGGCGGCGGTTCCGGCAGGCTGCGCCGGATGCAGACCGGGTTCGTCCGCTCCTACGCGCTGTCCATGCTCGGCGGCTCCTTCCTGCTCGTCGCCGCCCTGCTGCTGGTGAGGTTCGCATGA
- the nuoF gene encoding NADH-quinone oxidoreductase subunit NuoF yields MTDPLTPVLTKRWLSPNSWRLDTYERLEGYTAIRKALKGTPEQLVQLIKDAGLRGRGGAGFPAGVKWGFMPKDEEKPHYLVINADEGEPGTCKDIPLMMADPHSLIEGCVIAAYAMRSHHCFIYVRGEVIHCIRRLNNAVREAYDAGYLGKNILGSGYDLDITVHAGAGAYICGEETALLDSLEGRRGQPRLKPPFPAASGLYAAPTTVNNVETIASVPYIVNGGADWFREMGTEKSPGPKIYSISGHVERPGQYEAPLGTTLRELLELAGGMKDGIPLKFWTPGGSSTPLFTAEHLDVPLDFEGAAEAGSMLGTTALMIFNETVSVPWAVMKWTQFYEHESCGKCTPCREGTFWMAQVLERMVEGKGTEEDIDTLLDVCDNVLGRSFCALGDGAVSPITSGIKYFRDEFLALCESNKAKQELVGAAS; encoded by the coding sequence ATGACCGACCCGTTGACCCCGGTGCTCACCAAGCGCTGGCTGTCCCCGAACTCCTGGCGGCTGGACACCTACGAGCGGCTGGAGGGCTACACCGCCATCCGCAAGGCGCTCAAGGGCACCCCGGAGCAGCTGGTCCAGCTGATCAAGGACGCCGGGCTGCGTGGCCGCGGCGGCGCGGGCTTCCCGGCCGGCGTGAAATGGGGCTTCATGCCCAAGGACGAGGAGAAGCCACACTATCTCGTCATCAACGCCGACGAGGGCGAGCCGGGGACCTGCAAGGACATCCCGCTGATGATGGCGGACCCGCACTCGCTGATCGAGGGCTGCGTGATCGCCGCCTACGCGATGCGCTCGCACCACTGCTTCATCTATGTGCGCGGCGAGGTCATCCACTGCATCCGCAGGCTGAACAACGCGGTCCGGGAGGCCTACGACGCGGGCTATCTCGGCAAGAACATCCTCGGCAGCGGGTACGACCTGGACATCACCGTGCACGCCGGGGCCGGCGCCTACATCTGCGGCGAGGAGACCGCGTTGCTGGACTCGCTGGAGGGCAGGCGCGGGCAGCCACGGCTGAAGCCGCCGTTCCCCGCTGCCTCCGGCCTGTACGCGGCGCCGACCACGGTGAACAACGTGGAGACCATCGCCAGCGTGCCGTACATCGTGAACGGCGGCGCCGACTGGTTCCGCGAGATGGGCACCGAGAAGTCGCCCGGCCCGAAGATCTACTCCATCTCCGGGCACGTGGAGCGGCCGGGCCAGTACGAGGCCCCGCTCGGCACCACCCTGCGCGAGCTGCTGGAGCTGGCAGGCGGGATGAAGGACGGCATCCCGCTGAAGTTCTGGACCCCCGGTGGTTCCTCCACCCCGCTGTTCACCGCGGAGCACCTGGACGTGCCGCTGGACTTCGAGGGCGCGGCCGAGGCGGGCTCGATGCTGGGCACCACCGCGTTGATGATCTTCAACGAGACGGTCTCGGTGCCATGGGCGGTGATGAAGTGGACCCAGTTCTACGAGCACGAGTCCTGCGGTAAGTGCACGCCCTGCCGGGAGGGCACCTTCTGGATGGCGCAGGTGCTGGAGCGGATGGTCGAGGGCAAGGGCACCGAGGAGGACATCGACACCCTGCTCGATGTCTGTGACAACGTGCTCGGCCGCTCGTTCTGCGCGCTCGGCGACGGCGCGGTCAGCCCGATCACCAGCGGCATCAAGTACTTCCGGGACGAGTTCCTCGCCCTGTGCGAGAGCAACAAGGCCAAGCAAGAACTGGTGGGAGCAGCATCATGA
- the nuoH gene encoding NADH-quinone oxidoreductase subunit NuoH produces the protein MSDPLFLAQAQDAASRAELLADDPWWLILLKAVVILLIGPVMTVFLIVWERKAMGRMQNRPGPNRVGPGGYFQSIADAIKLPFKEQVIPDTADRKVYFLAPVMSAVPALIGLGAIPFGPQVSIFGEQTVLQLVELPVSVLLILATSAIGVYGIVLAGWSSGSPYPLLGGLRSTAQVISYEIAMGLAILGVALYAQSLSLSEIVDAQQSGWYFYLLPASFVIFLISMVGETNRAPFDLPEAESELVGGFHTEYSSMKFAMFFLAEYVNMVIVSAFCTTLFLGGWRAPWPLSTIGDGVLNTGFWPLLWFFAKVFLLLFGFIWLRGTLPRFRYDQFMKLGWKVLIPGGLIWFVLIAGIRAIRTDAEVTTGQILVIGGITIVVLVLLTLLLPEKRLPDDDSVPVTGSDYPLPPLDLKVPDTTPRRKALKAKERAARKETASVTAGGDSEKEGPDNGTV, from the coding sequence GTGAGCGACCCGCTTTTCCTGGCGCAGGCGCAGGACGCGGCCAGCCGCGCCGAGCTGCTCGCGGACGACCCGTGGTGGCTGATCCTGCTCAAGGCCGTGGTGATCCTGCTGATCGGCCCGGTCATGACCGTGTTCCTGATCGTGTGGGAACGCAAGGCCATGGGCCGGATGCAGAACCGGCCCGGCCCGAACCGGGTCGGGCCGGGCGGCTACTTCCAGTCCATCGCGGACGCGATCAAGCTGCCGTTCAAGGAACAGGTGATCCCGGACACCGCAGACCGCAAGGTCTACTTCCTCGCGCCGGTGATGTCCGCGGTGCCCGCGCTGATCGGGCTCGGCGCCATCCCGTTCGGCCCGCAGGTGTCCATCTTCGGTGAGCAGACCGTGCTGCAGCTGGTCGAGCTGCCGGTGAGCGTGCTGCTGATCCTGGCCACCTCGGCCATCGGGGTGTACGGGATCGTGCTGGCAGGCTGGTCGTCCGGCTCGCCATACCCGCTGCTCGGCGGGCTGCGCTCCACCGCGCAGGTGATCTCCTACGAGATTGCGATGGGGCTGGCGATTCTCGGGGTCGCGCTGTACGCGCAGTCGCTTTCCCTTTCCGAGATCGTGGACGCCCAGCAGAGCGGCTGGTACTTCTACCTGCTGCCTGCCAGCTTCGTGATCTTCCTGATCTCCATGGTCGGCGAGACCAACCGGGCGCCGTTCGACCTCCCGGAGGCCGAGTCCGAGCTGGTCGGCGGGTTCCACACCGAGTACAGCTCGATGAAGTTCGCCATGTTCTTCCTCGCCGAGTACGTCAACATGGTGATCGTCTCGGCGTTCTGCACCACGCTGTTCCTCGGTGGCTGGCGGGCGCCATGGCCACTGTCCACCATCGGCGACGGGGTGCTGAACACCGGCTTCTGGCCGCTGCTGTGGTTCTTCGCCAAGGTGTTCCTGCTGCTGTTCGGCTTCATCTGGCTGCGCGGCACGCTGCCGAGGTTCCGCTACGACCAGTTCATGAAGCTGGGCTGGAAGGTGCTCATCCCCGGCGGCCTGATCTGGTTCGTGCTGATCGCGGGCATCCGCGCGATCCGCACCGACGCGGAGGTCACCACCGGCCAGATCCTGGTCATCGGCGGGATCACCATCGTGGTGCTGGTGCTGCTCACCCTGTTGCTGCCGGAGAAGCGGCTGCCGGACGACGACTCGGTGCCGGTCACCGGCAGCGACTACCCGCTGCCGCCGCTGGACCTGAAGGTCCCGGACACCACCCCGCGCCGGAAGGCGCTCAAGGCCAAGGAAAGGGCGGCCAGGAAGGAAACGGCCTCGGTCACCGCCGGGGGCGATTCCGAAAAGGAGGGTCCTGACAATGGGACTGTTTGA
- a CDS encoding NADH-quinone oxidoreductase subunit J: MIAPILAQAPMEAAVSTGEAVAFWVLGPVALAGALAMIFARNAVHSVLWLALTMLSLGVIYMVQQAQFLGFTQIIVYTGAVMMLFLFVLMLAGRDSSDSVVEVLRGQRLAASVLGIGMAVLFAAALTRSLADVTPAVPPDPGSPEGGGAGGLGRLIFTDYLFPFELTAALLIVSGMGAMVLSFTDRHAKGGKRSQRELVEARFRGEYERRSPKPGPGVFATSHTVATPALLPDGSVAPESLSRLIESTAAEHLEPGRRRVAGEEPEPDARSLVGGKETDEGESK; this comes from the coding sequence ATGATCGCGCCGATTCTCGCGCAGGCGCCGATGGAAGCGGCCGTCTCCACCGGCGAGGCCGTCGCGTTCTGGGTGCTCGGCCCGGTCGCACTGGCCGGTGCGCTGGCCATGATCTTCGCCCGCAACGCGGTGCACTCGGTGCTCTGGCTGGCGCTCACCATGTTGTCGCTGGGCGTGATCTACATGGTGCAGCAGGCGCAGTTCCTCGGGTTCACCCAGATCATCGTGTACACCGGCGCGGTGATGATGCTGTTCCTGTTCGTGCTGATGCTCGCCGGCAGGGACAGTTCCGACTCGGTGGTCGAGGTGCTGCGTGGCCAGCGGCTGGCCGCCTCGGTGCTCGGCATCGGGATGGCGGTGCTGTTCGCCGCCGCGCTGACCCGCTCGCTTGCCGATGTCACCCCGGCCGTGCCGCCGGACCCCGGCAGCCCGGAGGGCGGCGGCGCTGGCGGCCTCGGCAGGCTGATCTTCACCGACTACCTGTTCCCGTTCGAGCTGACCGCCGCGCTGCTGATCGTCTCCGGGATGGGCGCCATGGTGCTGTCCTTCACCGACCGGCACGCCAAGGGTGGCAAGCGGTCCCAGCGTGAGCTGGTCGAGGCCCGCTTCCGCGGCGAGTACGAGCGGCGTTCGCCCAAGCCCGGGCCCGGCGTGTTCGCCACCTCGCATACGGTGGCCACCCCGGCGCTGCTGCCGGACGGCTCGGTGGCCCCGGAGTCGCTGTCCAGGCTGATCGAGTCCACCGCGGCCGAGCACCTGGAACCGGGGCGCAGGCGGGTCGCGGGCGAGGAACCGGAGCCGGACGCGCGCTCCCTGGTGGGCGGTAAAGAGACCGACGAGGGGGAGAGCAAGTGA
- a CDS encoding NADH-quinone oxidoreductase subunit M: MTLLLVLILLPLLGAIALTALRGNDRLATLVALGISIVELLLIVPLWIGYDPGGERIQQASSFDWIPAFGVHFSFGMDGIALVMIAVIALLVPIVIGALGSTDKLPEGRGAAGFLSLILVQESLTIAVFAATDVFLFYVLFEIMLIPMYFLIGYYGGPRRQYAAVKFFLYSFLGGLLMLASAIGAYSLADDRIGAGSFDWATLVGVVQDAPLSTQIWLFLGFFIAFAIKAPLVPFHTWLPDAAGQAPIGVAVLLVGVLDKVGTFGLLRYNLPMFPDASQELAPLVLVLAVIGILYGAVLAAGQQDMKRLIAYVSISHFGFIALGIFAFTQQAQVGAVSYMLNHSLATGMLIVVIGMIALRGGSTRISDYGGMAKVTPVLGGMLLIAGLSTLSLPGTNSFISEFLVLLGSFETRTPYAILATIGMVLAAAYVLWLYQRLMTGPVRGDALVGAGGGPGTAAAPETGAKKTIKDLSVREIGVLAPMVVLIIGLGLYPKPVLDTISPSVEATLEAVAPSTTLQEGN; the protein is encoded by the coding sequence ATGACTCTCTTGCTCGTCCTGATCCTGCTGCCCCTGCTCGGGGCGATCGCTCTGACGGCGCTGCGCGGGAACGACCGGCTGGCCACCCTGGTCGCGCTCGGCATCTCGATCGTCGAGCTGCTGCTGATCGTTCCACTGTGGATCGGCTACGACCCTGGCGGCGAGCGGATCCAGCAGGCATCCTCCTTCGACTGGATCCCGGCCTTCGGGGTGCATTTCTCGTTCGGGATGGACGGCATCGCGCTGGTGATGATCGCGGTCATCGCGTTGCTGGTGCCGATCGTGATCGGCGCGCTCGGCTCCACCGACAAGCTGCCCGAGGGCCGCGGCGCCGCCGGTTTCCTCTCGCTGATCCTGGTGCAGGAGTCGTTGACCATCGCGGTCTTCGCCGCCACCGACGTCTTCCTGTTCTACGTCCTGTTCGAGATCATGCTGATCCCGATGTACTTCCTGATCGGCTACTACGGCGGGCCGAGGCGGCAGTACGCGGCGGTGAAGTTCTTCCTGTACTCCTTCCTCGGCGGCCTGCTGATGCTGGCCTCGGCGATCGGGGCGTACTCCCTTGCCGACGACCGGATCGGCGCGGGCAGCTTCGACTGGGCCACCCTGGTCGGGGTGGTGCAGGACGCGCCGCTTTCCACCCAGATCTGGTTGTTCCTCGGTTTCTTCATCGCGTTCGCGATCAAGGCCCCGCTGGTGCCGTTCCACACCTGGCTGCCGGACGCAGCCGGGCAGGCTCCGATCGGCGTCGCCGTGCTGCTGGTCGGCGTGCTGGACAAGGTCGGCACCTTCGGCCTGCTGCGCTACAACCTGCCGATGTTCCCCGACGCCAGCCAGGAGCTCGCCCCGCTGGTGCTGGTGCTGGCCGTGATCGGGATTCTCTACGGCGCCGTTCTCGCCGCGGGGCAGCAGGACATGAAGCGGCTCATCGCGTATGTGTCCATCTCGCACTTCGGCTTCATCGCGCTGGGCATCTTCGCCTTCACCCAGCAGGCGCAGGTCGGCGCGGTGTCCTACATGCTCAACCACAGCCTGGCCACCGGGATGCTGATCGTGGTGATCGGGATGATCGCGCTGCGCGGCGGATCCACCCGGATCTCCGACTACGGCGGCATGGCCAAGGTGACCCCGGTCCTCGGCGGCATGCTGCTCATCGCCGGGCTGTCCACCCTTTCGCTGCCCGGCACGAACTCGTTCATCAGCGAGTTCCTTGTGCTGCTTGGCTCCTTCGAGACCCGCACGCCCTACGCGATCCTGGCCACCATCGGCATGGTGCTCGCCGCGGCCTACGTGCTGTGGCTCTACCAGCGCCTGATGACCGGTCCGGTCCGTGGGGACGCCCTGGTCGGGGCAGGCGGAGGCCCGGGAACCGCGGCAGCGCCGGAAACGGGTGCGAAGAAGACGATCAAGGATCTGTCCGTGCGGGAGATCGGGGTCCTGGCGCCGATGGTGGTGCTGATCATCGGCCTCGGCCTGTATCCGAAGCCGGTGCTGGACACGATCTCCCCGTCGGTCGAGGCGACGCTCGAGGCGGTCGCGCCGTCGACGACCTTGCAGGAAGGCAACTGA
- a CDS encoding NADH-quinone oxidoreductase subunit G, which yields MTIAPEAKTEETPVPEGYVKLTIDGEEVIAPKGELLIRTAERLGTVIPRFCDHPLLDPAGACRQCLVEVEMNGRPMPKPQASCTMTVADGMVVKTQLTSAVADKAQQGVMELLLINHPLDCPICDKGGECPLQNQAMAHGRADSRFVDAKRTFPKPLPISSQVLLDRERCVLCQRCTRFSEQIAGDPFIDLLERGANQQIGTAETADVLDLASRTSSGHPFHSYFSGNTIQICPVGALTSAQYRFRSRPFDLVSAPSVCEHCSSGCAERTDFRRGKVMRKLAGDDPEVNEEWVCDKGRFAFRYTSAADRLRRPLVRNTQTGELEEASWTEALRVAADGLAAARDAGGVGVLPGGRLTVEDAYAYTKFARLALRTNDIDFRARAHSPEELDFLAAHVVGNTPEHVSFGALETAPVVLCVAFEPEEEAPIVFLRLRKAARDKGTKVVHLGQWSTPAVRKTFGELLACRPGGEAAAIEAIGQHAKDLDEQLAAEGAVVLVGERAAEVPGLFTALHRLSARTGAKLAWIPRRAGERGGLDTGALPTLLPGGRAVTDEQARAEVERAWGVAAGSLPAQPGRDTTGILSAAAAGELSGLLVGGVDPDDLPDPELARGALAGGAFVVSLELMRSAVTERADVVLPIAPAVEKSGSYLNWEGRRREFEVTLEGTGALPDCRVLDTLAVEMDVDLFTQSPAAAAGDLARLPARPRDGAAPDVPGLPQAAPAAGKAVLATWRQLLDNGSLQVDEPHLAGTARPVVARLSANTARSVGKRVTVSTDRGSITLPVEVADLPDGVVWLPSNSDGSRVRVALGAGHGAEVSIAAGGAE from the coding sequence ATGACGATCGCGCCCGAAGCCAAGACGGAAGAGACCCCGGTTCCGGAGGGGTACGTCAAGCTGACCATCGACGGCGAAGAGGTCATCGCGCCCAAGGGCGAGCTGCTCATCCGCACCGCCGAGCGACTCGGCACGGTCATCCCGCGGTTCTGTGACCACCCGCTGCTGGACCCGGCAGGCGCCTGCAGGCAGTGCCTGGTCGAGGTCGAGATGAACGGCAGGCCGATGCCGAAGCCGCAGGCCTCCTGCACGATGACCGTGGCCGACGGCATGGTGGTCAAGACCCAGCTCACCTCGGCGGTGGCGGACAAGGCGCAGCAGGGCGTGATGGAGCTGCTGCTGATCAACCACCCGCTGGACTGCCCGATCTGCGACAAGGGCGGGGAGTGCCCGCTGCAGAACCAGGCGATGGCGCACGGCCGCGCCGACTCCCGGTTCGTGGACGCCAAGCGCACCTTCCCCAAGCCACTGCCGATCTCCAGCCAGGTGCTGCTGGACCGAGAACGCTGCGTGCTCTGCCAGCGCTGCACCCGGTTCTCCGAGCAGATCGCCGGTGACCCCTTCATCGACCTGCTGGAGCGTGGGGCGAACCAGCAGATCGGCACCGCGGAGACCGCGGACGTGCTGGACCTGGCCTCGCGCACCAGCAGCGGGCACCCTTTCCACAGCTACTTCTCCGGCAACACCATCCAGATCTGCCCGGTCGGCGCGCTGACCAGCGCGCAGTACCGGTTCCGCTCCCGCCCGTTCGACCTGGTGTCCGCGCCCAGCGTGTGCGAGCACTGTTCCTCCGGCTGCGCCGAGCGCACCGACTTCCGGCGCGGCAAGGTGATGCGCAAGCTGGCCGGGGACGACCCCGAGGTGAACGAGGAGTGGGTCTGCGACAAGGGCAGGTTCGCCTTCCGCTACACCAGCGCCGCCGACCGGCTGCGCCGCCCGCTGGTGCGTAACACGCAGACCGGCGAGCTGGAGGAGGCCTCCTGGACCGAGGCCCTGCGAGTTGCCGCCGACGGCCTGGCCGCGGCGCGGGACGCAGGCGGGGTCGGGGTGCTGCCCGGCGGCAGGCTCACCGTCGAGGACGCCTACGCCTACACCAAGTTCGCCCGGCTGGCCCTGCGCACCAACGACATCGACTTCCGGGCACGGGCGCACTCCCCCGAGGAGCTGGACTTCCTCGCCGCGCACGTGGTCGGCAACACCCCGGAGCACGTCAGCTTCGGCGCGCTGGAGACCGCCCCGGTGGTGCTGTGCGTGGCCTTCGAGCCGGAGGAGGAGGCACCGATCGTCTTCCTGCGGCTGCGCAAGGCCGCGCGGGACAAGGGCACCAAGGTCGTCCACCTCGGACAGTGGAGCACCCCGGCGGTGCGCAAGACCTTCGGCGAGCTGCTGGCCTGCCGGCCCGGCGGCGAGGCGGCCGCGATCGAGGCCATTGGCCAGCATGCCAAGGACCTGGACGAGCAGCTGGCGGCCGAGGGCGCGGTGGTGCTGGTCGGTGAGCGGGCGGCCGAGGTGCCGGGCCTGTTCACCGCGCTGCACCGGCTGTCCGCCCGCACCGGCGCGAAGCTGGCCTGGATCCCGCGCCGCGCGGGTGAGCGCGGCGGGCTGGACACCGGCGCCCTGCCCACCCTGCTGCCCGGTGGCCGCGCGGTGACCGACGAGCAGGCCCGCGCCGAGGTCGAACGGGCCTGGGGAGTGGCGGCCGGTTCGCTGCCCGCGCAGCCGGGCCGGGACACCACCGGCATCCTGTCCGCGGCCGCGGCCGGTGAGCTCTCCGGCCTGCTGGTCGGCGGGGTGGATCCGGACGACCTGCCCGATCCGGAGCTGGCCCGCGGCGCACTGGCCGGTGGCGCCTTCGTGGTCAGCCTGGAACTGATGCGCAGCGCCGTCACCGAACGCGCCGACGTGGTGCTGCCGATCGCACCCGCCGTCGAGAAGTCCGGCAGCTACCTGAACTGGGAGGGCCGCCGCCGGGAGTTCGAGGTGACCCTGGAGGGCACCGGCGCGCTGCCGGACTGCCGGGTGCTGGACACCCTCGCCGTCGAGATGGACGTGGACCTGTTCACCCAGAGCCCCGCCGCCGCGGCGGGGGACCTCGCCCGGCTGCCCGCCCGGCCACGGGACGGTGCCGCCCCGGACGTTCCCGGCCTGCCGCAGGCCGCCCCGGCCGCGGGCAAGGCCGTGCTGGCGACCTGGCGGCAGCTGCTGGACAACGGCTCGCTCCAGGTGGACGAGCCGCATCTGGCCGGAACCGCACGCCCGGTGGTGGCCAGGCTGTCCGCGAACACCGCGCGGTCGGTCGGCAAGCGGGTCACGGTGTCCACCGACCGGGGTTCGATCACGCTGCCGGTGGAGGTCGCCGACCTGCCGGACGGGGTGGTCTGGTTACCGTCCAACTCGGACGGATCGAGAGTCCGCGTTGCGCTGGGCGCCGGGCACGGCGCCGAGGTGTCGATCGCGGCCGGAGGTGCTGAGTGA
- the nuoK gene encoding NADH-quinone oxidoreductase subunit NuoK, with the protein MTPTYYLLLSALLFAIGAVGVLVRRNAVVVFMCIELMLNAVNLSLVTFARINGSIDGQVMAFFVMVVAAAEVVVGLAIIMAIFRTRRSASIDDTNLLKY; encoded by the coding sequence GTGACCCCGACCTACTACCTGCTGCTGTCCGCGCTGCTGTTCGCGATCGGCGCGGTCGGTGTGCTGGTGCGCCGCAACGCCGTCGTGGTGTTCATGTGCATCGAGCTGATGCTGAACGCGGTGAACCTCTCGCTGGTCACCTTCGCGCGGATCAACGGTTCCATCGACGGGCAGGTGATGGCGTTCTTCGTGATGGTGGTCGCCGCGGCCGAGGTGGTCGTCGGGCTGGCGATCATCATGGCGATCTTCCGTACCCGGCGATCGGCCTCGATCGACGACACCAACCTGCTGAAGTACTAG
- the nuoI gene encoding NADH-quinone oxidoreductase subunit NuoI translates to MGLFDPIKGFGVTFATMFKKVATEEYPEIGAPAAPRYHGRHQLNRHPDGLEKCVGCELCAWACPADAIFVEGGDNTEEERYSPGERYGMDYQINYLRCIGCGLCVEACPTRSLTMINFYEIADDDRQRLIYTKEDLLAPLLPGMEQPPHPMRLGENEQDYYVNGPELARGRGVPSGETVETSEEKAMQ, encoded by the coding sequence ATGGGACTGTTTGACCCCATCAAGGGCTTCGGCGTCACCTTCGCCACGATGTTCAAGAAGGTGGCCACCGAGGAGTACCCGGAGATCGGCGCGCCCGCCGCGCCCCGGTACCACGGCAGGCACCAGCTCAACCGGCACCCGGACGGGCTGGAGAAGTGCGTCGGCTGCGAGCTGTGCGCCTGGGCCTGCCCCGCGGACGCGATCTTCGTCGAGGGCGGGGACAACACCGAGGAGGAGCGCTACTCCCCTGGTGAGCGCTACGGCATGGACTACCAGATCAACTACCTGCGCTGCATCGGCTGCGGCCTGTGCGTGGAGGCCTGCCCGACCCGGTCCCTCACGATGATCAATTTCTACGAGATCGCCGATGACGACCGGCAACGGCTGATCTACACCAAGGAGGACCTGCTGGCGCCGCTGCTGCCGGGGATGGAGCAGCCGCCGCACCCGATGCGGCTCGGCGAGAACGAGCAGGACTACTACGTCAACGGCCCGGAACTCGCCCGCGGGCGTGGAGTGCCCTCGGGCGAGACGGTCGAAACGTCCGAAGAGAAGGCGATGCAATGA